The Aeromonas jandaei genomic interval AGCGGGCCAAGGGCACCACCATAGTGGCCATCAGTCACGACGCCGAATTTGTCAGACGCAACTTCACTACCCTGATCGAGCTGAAAGCAGGGCGTCTGGTTGGCCACGGCCACACCAGCGAACGACTTGCTGCCCTCAACGGTTACCGCCCCCACCACTGTAGTGCCATGCTGCTGGCCACGCTCGACCAGCGCAGCTAACGCCCTCTTTTTCCATCAAAACAGCACGAAACCTCGCCATTTGGGGACAAATTGTCCCCTTGAGAAGGTTCGGTTCAAGGTTGCCCGCCTATCATCGCCCTTCCACCCCAAGAGAAGCTGTTTTTTATCATGACGTTAATGATCCAGATGGAGAAAAATACCGGACACCCTCGCCGCTATGGTGCCAGCAAAGAGATTGGCAGGGCTGGTGCAGATGCCCCGCTCAAGCGCGCCCTGCTGACGCTGGCACTGATCGGCGGACTGAGCGGTTGTGGCGGTGAATCCACCCCGGCGGCCCAGAGTGTTCCGGCCTTCCCTGTCGTGGTCAATGAAGTGACCCTGACCGATGTGCCGCTCACCACCGAGATGGTGGGCGAGACCGCTGGTTTTCGTGAAATTGAAGTGCGTTCGCGGGTGAGCGGCATTCTGCTCAAGCGCACCTATGTCGAGGGCCAGCCGGTCACCGCCGGTCAGCAGCTGTTCCTCATCGACCCCGAGCCCTACAAGGTGGCCCTCGAACAGGCCAAGGGCTCCCTTGCCCAGGAGCAGGCCCGTCTCAACAAGGCGCGCGCCGATCGGGATCGCATCATCCCGCTGTTCAAGCGTCAGGTGGTGAGCCGCAAGGATTATGACGACACCCTCGCCAACTACGAGGCGGCCGTCGCCAGTCTGCAGGCCGTTCAGGCCAAGGTCAAAGAGGCCGAACTCAACCTCAGCTACACCCAGGTGACCGCTCCCATCGACGGCATGGCGAGCAAGAGCTCCCAGTCCGAGGGGAGCCTTATCTCCACCAGCGGCGACAGCAGCCTGCTGACCACCATCACCCAGTACAACCCGCTCTACGTCAACTTCTCCTACTCGGAGCAGGATCGCCTCAACTTCGAGAACTCGGTGAAAAAAGGGTTGATCGAATCCAAGGATGCCACCAACTGGCGCACCCACATCCGTCTGGCTGACGGCTCCGTCTATCCCGAGGCGGGCAAGCTCAACTTCTCCGACAACCGGGTCGATCCGCAGACCGGCACCATCCGTGCCCGCGCCATCTTCGACAACAAAAATGGCGTGCTGATGCCGGGCCAGTTCGTGCGGATGACCATCGATCTGGGCACCCGCAAAAACGCCATCGTGGTGCCGCCGCGCGCCATCGTTCAGTCCCAGGCTGACCGCATGGTGATGGTGGTGGATGCCGACAACAAGGTCGTTCCCCGTCCGGTCAAGCTGGGCGCCGTGGTTGCCGATGGCGTGCTGATCGACAGCGGCCTTGAGCCGGGCGAGCACTACATCGTCGAGGGGCTGATGAAGGCCCGCCCCGGCAGCGTGGTCAAGCCGGTCTCTGCCGAAGAGATGCAGGCCATCAGTGCCAAGCTGGTTCGACAGTCCGCGGCCAAGTAAGGAGTTCGCATGTTTTCCAAGTTCTTTATCGAACGCC includes:
- a CDS encoding efflux RND transporter periplasmic adaptor subunit; the protein is MTLMIQMEKNTGHPRRYGASKEIGRAGADAPLKRALLTLALIGGLSGCGGESTPAAQSVPAFPVVVNEVTLTDVPLTTEMVGETAGFREIEVRSRVSGILLKRTYVEGQPVTAGQQLFLIDPEPYKVALEQAKGSLAQEQARLNKARADRDRIIPLFKRQVVSRKDYDDTLANYEAAVASLQAVQAKVKEAELNLSYTQVTAPIDGMASKSSQSEGSLISTSGDSSLLTTITQYNPLYVNFSYSEQDRLNFENSVKKGLIESKDATNWRTHIRLADGSVYPEAGKLNFSDNRVDPQTGTIRARAIFDNKNGVLMPGQFVRMTIDLGTRKNAIVVPPRAIVQSQADRMVMVVDADNKVVPRPVKLGAVVADGVLIDSGLEPGEHYIVEGLMKARPGSVVKPVSAEEMQAISAKLVRQSAAK